From the genome of Nicotiana sylvestris chromosome 2, ASM39365v2, whole genome shotgun sequence, one region includes:
- the LOC138885955 gene encoding uncharacterized protein, with translation MTNPQENPGTPPQPTPSDSTTPPPPSTTPKPRLRRVKMLARKTVASGALLKKLNEQLKASQAQNSDSDSDSESYKSASEGEGTGSSNSEKVQKFPSKETIEESDKKLGGSGSGEAAEELVNLSSQGDELGSLVEETLADLLKKASSPTPTETSLPKGRATRSRVKQSESDLQKALAESKKKRMDKGKGKVAESSEAVDVEEMEQVHQEKVTTLEVQTPKPKKAKTSSKKSSSMSEDHEPSLAKRTRSAVKSKQVRVSEDEEWSGDEESESDGEQDKLVMFGKRNFIKGRLLKDLVEPGMIRLVNTLAAQGWKDMVLQMDGRMARNKIIEFMANVEVKDDRVTSKVKGVQVTFDAEKLG, from the exons ATGACAAACCCACAAGAAAACCCTGGAACTCCTCCACAGCCCACTCCCTCTGATTCAACTACCCCTCCTCCACCTAGCACAACTCCCAAACCCAGGCTAAGAAGAGTAAAAATGCTTGCTCGCAAAACGGTGGCATCTGGTGCTCTCTTAAAGAAATTGAACGAGCAATTAAAGGCAAGTCAGGCTCAAAATTCTGATTCTGACTCTGATTCTGAGTCATATAAATCTGCTAGTGAGGGGGAAGGAACTGGGTCTTCTAACTCTGAGAAGGTTCAAAAATTcccttctaag GAAACTATTGAAGAAAGTGACAAGAAGttagggggaagtggttctggtgaAGCTGCTGAAGAGTTAGTTAATCTAAGTTCACAGGGAGATGAACTTGGTTCATTAGTtgaagagaccctagcagaccttTTGAAAAAG GCTTCCTCCCCAACACCTACTGAAACTTCCTTGCCAaagggaagagccacaagaagcagggtgaaaCAAAGTGAGAGTGATCTACAAAAGGCTTTAGCTgaaagtaagaagaaaaggatggataaaggaaaaggtaaggttgcagagtcctcagaagctgttgatgttgaggagatggaacaggtccatcagGAGAAAGTTACAACATTagaggttcagacccccaagcccaaaaaggcaaaaacttcttccaagaagtcttcatctATGTCTGAGGATCATGAACCTTCATTGGCCAAGAGGACCAGGTCTGCAGTAAAAAGTAAACAAGTTAGAGTTtctgaagatgaggaatggagtggtgaTGAAGAAAGTGagtctgatggtgaacaagacaagctggtcatgtttggcaaaagaaatTTTATTAAGGGAAGATTGCTGAAAGATTtggtggaaccaggaatgatTCGTTTGGTTAACACACTAGCTGCTCAgggctggaaggacatggtccttcagatggatgggagAATGGCCAGAAAtaaaatcattgaattcatggcaAATGTTGAAGTCAAAGATGACAGAGTTACAAGCAAAGTCAAAGGAGTTCAAGTGACATTTGATGCAGAGAAACTGGGATAG